The nucleotide sequence CGCACGAtcgctctgtgtctgtttgacaGCAAACAAGATCTACTCGGACAGATTATAATGCTCTCTGATTGATGGCGTGATATTTTTCACATGGCGTTGTAAAAGTTTGACACATTGCGAAGTACTGACCTGTGTGAGTCCTCTTGTGAATCTTTAAATTCTCCGAGCGAGCGAACACTTTTCCACAGCCCGGGAAAGGACACGGGAAGGGCTTTTCTCCCGTGTGAACTCTGATATGGTTTATCAGTTTGTACTTCGCTTTGAAAGCCTTCCCTTCCCGCGGACATTCCTCCCAATAACAGACGTGGACGCTCTGCTCCGGTCCCCCGACATGCTCCACCGTGACGTGGTTGACCAGCTCGTGCATGGTGCTGTAAGTTTTCGAGCAGGGCTTCTTCTGATTCAGCTCCTGGTCGATCCATTTGCAGATTAGCTCTTGCTTTATGGGCTGCCGCATGTATCTCAAAAACGCCCCCGCCGCTCCGTGAGGAGCAGAAGCGATGTTCACATTGAGGTTCATGGAGTTATAGCTGTGGAGAGAAGAGGGTCCATAGTGCTCTGGCCTGTGCCCGAAGTGCTCCGGCCTGCCGTAGATGTCCCCCGGTATACCCAGGCGCATCTGCCCGTTGAGGGCATGGTGGTGGTGGGCACCTGGGGACGCTTGGTCGTGAAGTCCAGTGAAAAGTGAATGGGCCCCACTTTCCGCGTGCCCATAAGCACCTGTTGGGGAGATGAACATGCCATGGTGATGAGGGGAGGAGGCGGAACTATGCTGGTCGCCAAGTGCATGCATAGCAGAGGCTGAGAGTTCTCTCCTGAGGATGAAGTCCCTGCTGCTTGAGTAGCCTGAGTGGGGGTGAGCCACGGGGAAACCAACTGTGGTCTGAGCAGAAGTGAAAGATGCCGCGGTCTGGGCTTCGGGATGGCTCTGAATGTGCTGAGATGGGCTAAGTTTGAGAGCATTTGTCTGTGCCATGTGCTCTGGTCCAAATGGAGTGAGTGCCACTCCGGGGTCGTTGCCCAGCTCCCCAGGGTGGAGGTGGGCATGGTGGGAGAGAGGGTGATGCCCCCCTAGCCCCGGGAAGCCTGTCATATTCTGATGAGGAAGGGGTTGAGTCGCTGCCAAATCCGCTAATCTTATCGCCGGGTTCCTCTTGCTTAAAGGGGGCTCCATAACTACACTGACAAGTCCATCCGCACTCAGCGTACTACTTTTTCACCACACCACGCGCTCTAAAACATTAGGAAAATATGTATATAAGGGCTCTATAAGTTCTTTTGTCCGGCTTCTAACTCTGCTTGCTCCTTTTCCCACTCTGTCCTCAAGCGATTGGCAGAACATACAACAGTTGGAGGACACAGTGGGGAATACAGTTTAGAAATGGCACTGCGGGTATTGGACGGATTTCGGTGACTGGCAGTTAGGAGAACGAAGCGATTGGCTGTCGTTCAGCGCAGGGGCTCAGCAGGGTTCCGCCCCCTCACTCTCTTTATCGCTGTTGACTCCAAAAAGTTGTACTCACAAAGTTAGCGGCGGATCTGTTTGTGCGGCTCTGTGCTGACCGGTGCGGGTCCATGTGGATGACCGACATGTCGGTTTGTGAGACGGACACAGAACTGCGCCTCTGCTTTGATTCGCCCAGGTGTCGCAATGCTGATTTGATGCAGACACTTAGATGAAGGAAATAAAAACGGGGTCCGTTGGATGGATGATGTGACGGAAAGATGTGGACAGTGTGATCATGTATTAGGACACAAAAACAGATGCGTAGAGTTTATTTATTTGGTGAGGGAAGCATTTTCATTCATatgaatcctttggaaaaaatGCAGCTCCAAAAGACAGGGCAACAGTgtttgaaaaaattaaatacatttaaaaaaaaatagcacaCATGTAAAAAGCTACATTGCtcagttaaaaaatgtttttctaaaaaaattatgaaaaaaaactgaactagtCAAAAAAGTAAAGCTGATTTGCGTCTACGtttcaatgttattattattttttatttccttatttcttacctgttttttccttttcattatTGATATCAATTTATGTTAAGGCTTACTTCATTTTTTCcatgtttgtaaaaaataacatgCATTGTTTTCGTAATTTAAATTGCAGTTTTGTCCTGACAGTCTAAGTTTGGGAAAACCAATAAAAATATCTGAAATTTAACTTGCTCAGAAAAATCTTACTATACCCCAataaaaattcaaattaaaataacttcCCTTAGATTAAATACGATAAAGTGTATGCTGACATTAATTGTGTTATAGTTCCCTGAGACGTGCGTAACAGCGGAGcgtaaaattatattaaattaaatattttggcaggtcttttaaaaaaaagtgtcatggATTTTCTTCCCACCTTTTCTCTAACCTTGGTTCAAACTTGGGGTCGTCAAAGTGTGTGTAAGTTCAGTGTGACGGATCACGCCATCTGAGGAGTCCCTCCTGTTGACAGCAGGACGTGAATCTGTCACTGATATGTCTTCATTCACCCACCTTCACAATCGATCTGACAGCAATGCATCACGACACCAAAACCTGTGCGTGAAGTTAGTGTGACTTTAACATGAGCTGACctctgaatataaaaatatttatcaGTAAACATAAAAAACTCATGTACAGGTTTATAATTGATTTCCATCATGTTACAGAGAAAGGCTGTACATGTTATAGGCCTGTTGCACGTGCCCCTCAGATGATTTATGAGCAT is from Notolabrus celidotus isolate fNotCel1 chromosome 10, fNotCel1.pri, whole genome shotgun sequence and encodes:
- the zic5 gene encoding zinc finger protein ZIC 5 encodes the protein MEPPLSKRNPAIRLADLAATQPLPHQNMTGFPGLGGHHPLSHHAHLHPGELGNDPGVALTPFGPEHMAQTNALKLSPSQHIQSHPEAQTAASFTSAQTTVGFPVAHPHSGYSSSRDFILRRELSASAMHALGDQHSSASSPHHHGMFISPTGAYGHAESGAHSLFTGLHDQASPGAHHHHALNGQMRLGIPGDIYGRPEHFGHRPEHYGPSSLHSYNSMNLNVNIASAPHGAAGAFLRYMRQPIKQELICKWIDQELNQKKPCSKTYSTMHELVNHVTVEHVGGPEQSVHVCYWEECPREGKAFKAKYKLINHIRVHTGEKPFPCPFPGCGKVFARSENLKIHKRTHTGEKPFKCEFDGCDRKFANSSDRKKHSHVHTSDKPYYCKVRGCDKSYTHPSSLRKHMKVHCKSPPPPSTNVTYISSTNPLGDPLSPNSEPHRNRSSNLSPQVTNLNEWYVCQGSGGPNHLHTPSSDVPTSESDDEDSYRNSDPRTML